The nucleotide window CGAAGGCCCCCGCCTTGTGTTGGTCTGGAGCGGGCCGAACGCCCCGAAGAGGCTAGTTCCGCATGTCGGTGATGATGGTCTGGAGGTCCTGGGCCAGCCGGGCCAGATCGGAGACGGCCTGGGCGGACTGGGTCATGGCCTCGGCGGTTTCGGCCGCGATGCGGTTGATCTCCTCGGTGCTCCGGCTGATCTGCTCGCTGGCCGCGGACTGTTCCTCGCTGGCCGTGGCGATGCCGCGCACCTGGTCGGCGGTCTTCTCGACCATCTCCACGATCTCGCGCAGGGCCGCGCCGGACTTCTCGGCCGTGGACGTGCTCTCGTGGATGACCTGGGCCGTGGCCTCGGTGTTGCGGATGTTCTTGCGCGCGCTTTCCTGCACGGCCTGGATGTAGCCGCC belongs to Desulfovibrio aminophilus and includes:
- a CDS encoding methyl-accepting chemotaxis protein; the encoded protein is KQAEGIGQIMNVIADIADQTNLLALNAAIEAARAGEAGRGFAVVADEVRKLAEKTMTATNEVGGYIQAVQESARKNIRNTEATAQVIHESTSTAEKSGAALREIVEMVEKTADQVRGIATASEEQSAASEQISRSTEEINRIAAETAEAMTQSAQAVSDLARLAQDLQTIITDMRN